GGCCAGGCTTGGCAATCACCGGGTTCCAGTTGTTCTCCCACTCAATGGTTGGATCATAGACTTCGCTAGTTACGTTTATATTCACGCCGCCCAAAGCGTCAACTACATCTTTAAATGCCGAAAAATCGACTACTACATGATAATGGATTGGAATACCGATTACCGGAGATATGGTGCGGTCCAGCAAGTTAAGCCCATCTTGCTCTTTGCCGGCTAAGGTCTTAGCCCTGGATTCCGATTTTCCATCCGGATAAGCCGCGTTAATCTTTTGATAACCATTGCCGGGAATCTTCACCCACAAATCGCGCGGAATGCTCAAGAGCGCTACTTTGTTATTAACGGGGTCAATACTGGCAACCATGATAGTGTCGGTTAAGTCCGGGCCGTCATGCCCTGGCCCACCCACGCCTAGCAGCAAGATATTTATACGGCCGTCACCCTCGCCTTTGAGCTGACTTATATCGACATTATCAGATAGGGCGGGCGCTCCGCCGCCGCCGTGAAAAAGATGGCGCTCGGTCATAAAAGCTTTGGCGCCCAAATAGGCCGCACCAATTAAAATAAGAGCTATGAGTGTTAAGGCGCTTCTCTTTATAAGTTTGCGAGCAGTTGGGTGAGCACTGACAAAGTAATAGCGCTTTTTCTTTTTGGTGCCGCTATCGTCTAAGATTATGGGCTCGTCAAGCAACGCGGCCTCTTCGGCCTCGGGCATTTTGTTGAGGCCTTGCGGAGTTGTTCGTGATGGATAAAATCCATCCACTCTCCTAGCACCAGCACCAATAGAAGAAGTCTGAGCCACCCTGACTGGTTTCATTGGGCTATAAGAGTTGCTGGTCGCACCCCCAATTATCCGACCATTTGATACAAAACCATCAATCGAGGCCGAACGTCGATTCGGTCCGTTAAACTTCTTATGCCTATCCATTTCGCACGTTTAAGTATACCATTTGGCCCCCACCCATGCGCAAATCGTTTATCAATGATGAGCCGCTAAGTTATAATGTTACGGTCGTGCAACATTCAGAGGAAATTAAACATGAGCCAAATCCCGAGGAACACGCCAAAGAGCATGTAGCCTCTGAGAAGAGTGTCCCTAAACCTCCTGCAGATGATAGTTCCTGGAAATCGGTTGTATCTACCCTAATACTTTTTGCGGCCGCCATCTTAATTGCCTTTTTTGTAAAAGCCTTTATTGTTCAGCCCTATATAGTTGACGGCCAGAGCATGGAAAATACTCTGCAGAACAATGACCGCCTGATTGTCAACAAAATTCCGCGCACACTTGCCAGGATAGACGGTCATTCATACATACCTAAGCGCGGCAATATTATCATCTTTAATCAGTCAGGCTTGCCTGGCTATAACGGTAGCAAGCAACTTATTAAGCGGGTTATCGGGCTGCCCGGAGAGCGCGTAGTGGTAAAAGACAATAATATAACTATCTATAATTCTACTCATCCTAATGGATTCAATCCGGACGCAACCTTGAAGTATCACGTTGTGCCCAACTCTACCTTAGGAAGCGTAGATATTAAATTAGGGCCCAATCAAGTATTTGTTTGCGGCGATAACCGCGAAAACTCAGAGGATTCACGCTATTTTGGCCCAGTCGACGTAAAGAATATAGTGGGCAAGCTGGTTTTGCGCATAATGCCAATAAGCAAGTTTGAGTCTTTTTAGACAATATATACATTAGAATGATCCTCTGGCTCAGGGTTGGACTATTTTTTTATTCAAATCGTTTTACGATGTGCTCCAAGTCTTCATCGGACTTGAATTTAATAATCAGCTGTCCGCCTCGGGCAGTATGCTTAACCTGCACATCGGTATTCAATTTCTTACTCAAGGAGCGTGTTATTTCATTTTCGGAATCCGTTGTTTTTCTAGCCTTTTCTGAGTCCGCACCTTTTTTTGCCGCCACGGCAAACTGTTCAGCCTGACGAACCGTCCAGCTATTGTCAAGGATACAACGTAGTAATTCATCTTGTTTGGCTTTATCGCTCCTCAGCGCCAGGATTGCGCGAGCATGACCTTCACTAATTCTACCTTGTCGCAAAGCCTCCATGGCCGCCTCTGGCAACTGAAGTAAACGAGCTAAATTACTTACTGTGCTGGGTGCTTTGCCTAGTTTTTCGGCTATTTGATCAAGTGCTAGATTAAATTGCTGTTGTAATTTATATACACTCATCGCCTGCTCGAGCGGCGATAAGTCAACTCTCTGAATATTTTCAATTAAAGAAAGCTCTATCTCTTCCAGTTCCTCAAGTGATCGCACTATTGCCGGCACATGAGTCAGCTTAGCCGCTTTAGCAGCTCGCCAGCGACGCTCTCCAGCTACTATTCTGTAACCATTTCCGGCCTTGGCATGTACTACTATTATGGGTTGTAGGACTCCGTGGCGCCTTATTGAGTCTGCTAATTCGCTAAGTGCCTCGTTATCAAACTGGCGCCTAGGTTGATCTGGATTTGGAAGAATATCCTGGATGAGTAGCTTTTGTACTCGTTCATTATCATCTTGAAGAATTGTTTTGTCTAAATCTTTGGGTATAAGGGAATCAAAGCCCTTGCCCAAGCCTGTTTGCCTTGCCATTATGTTCTCGCCTCCACTTCTTTGGCTAACGCCTTATATGCCCTAGCACCTTTGCTCCATTTGTCATGCTCTAATATTGTTTTACCGTAACTGGGCGCTTCCGCTAAGCGTACGTTCCTAGGAATAACTGTTTTGAAAACTTTTTCGCCAAAGTGCTTTTCTAGTTCAGATTTAACTTGACTAGAAAGCCCGGTGCGACTGTCGTACAAAGTCACCACTACGCCCAAAAGGTTCAAATTTGTGTTCAATGCCACATGAACCTGTTGAATAACCTCAAGTAGCTGCCCGAGGCCCTCGAGCGCATAGTATTCAGCTTGCACCGGAATCAAAACATCAGTAGCGGCCGTAAGGGCGTTAACCGTTAAAAGGCCTAAGGCCGGTGGGCAGTCTATAAGTATGTAGTCGTAGTCTAGATTGACCAATGCACGACGTAATTGCTGTTCTCTGTCGGCAATGCTAACCAGTTCAACCTCCGAGTTAGCAAGTTGAGCGTTTGTTGGCAATAAATAAAGATTACTTTTACCTATCTTAATAATAGCCTGCTTAGCTTCGACTCTAGAAAACAGTACGTCGTACAATGTTGACTTAAGAGCTTGTTTCTCTATCCCTAACCCGCTGGTAGTATTGCCTTGAGGATCTAAGTCTACAACCAAAACTGAATGGTTTTTAGCCAGGTATGCCGCCAAATTAATGGTGCTGGTAGTTTTACCTACACCGCCTTTTTGATTTAGTACAGCAATGATGCTTTTAGCCACTTTTTATTTATACCCCTGTCAAACAATACCATAAGCGTATCACTTAGAGGTTAATCAGTAAATGGTTGAGTTTCTTTCCTAATTGCTTACCCAGCGTACGTAGCAGGTCAGATTATTGATGCCTATGGAAGCTCCGGAACTGGATGCTGTGATATAGAGGTCGGGCTCCAAGTTGTCGGCATTGGTATAGCTACTTAAATCTTTCCAACCGGAGTCTTCAAAGACTTCTGAAGTTGGGTATGAATCTGTTGGGATAAATGTGGCAAAAGAGTTAATCCCGCTCATTGTACCGCCATTATTACTGGTATGAAAGGCCACACTCACCGTACCGTGAGCGCTGCCATTATCATAGGTGCTCATCATAAATCTGATCTGTGGATGCAAGCCGGCATTAGTTGGTCCACGCAGCGGCACTACCGGCAAACCTATGAATGTCCCTGCGGTGTTGCTGCCCAAACTTCGATTGGCATTACCCAGATAACTTGTGCCTTGCGTTATTATGCCCGTGTACGGCTGCTGATCCGATACCCATTTGCCATAGGTAGCGTCATAAGTCAGCGTCAACATATCATAAGGACTGGAGCCTGCACGAATACGTACCTGGCGGCCATCATATAGATTGGTCGTCGGCAGTGTGGTAACTACGTCTACGCCGGCCAAATTATTGTAAGCACCATTATCGCAGCCGCGGAACTGATTAGAACTGGAGTTATAGTAGATGCCTCCACTGGTACAACCGCCAGCAGGGTCGCCCGAAGTATTTTTAACCCCTAGAACCAGTATTACGGGCGTGGAGCTGGCCGAACCCAAATTAATCTGCATATTCGTGGTGTCAACCGTGAACAAATTAGTACCGCTGGCATTTTGGATCTGAAAAGCAGAAATGGAATCTGCGGCATTCTGGAACAGGGCTGAACCAGTACTACCCGACAGGCTAGCTACGGTAGAAAGACTATTGGCTGCAGTTCCAAAAACAAGCCTACCTATCGCATGATTAGTTTGATTAGCCCAGTAAACATCATTGATGCTCGAGGTCATGTCGGCAAGGTTGCCAGAAGCCGTAATGAAGTTCGAGTTACTGCCTGTGCCGTCTAGGCTGGCACGGCCGATAGTCCCACTACTGTTGGTCCAGTAGAGGAAGGTGGGAGTAACAGTTATGCCTTGTGGTGTGCCAACGGCGATAGCCACCAGGCTATTATTTGCACCCGTGCCGTCGAGATTAGCGCGGCCAAGAGAATGACTGTTAGTCCAGTAAATATGCGAGCTGTCTATGGCAACGTCCGTTATGTGCTCGCCTACAACACCCGAAATAAAGCTCTGGTTTACCCCGGTGCCATCAATATTGGCTCGAGCAACGGTATCGCCGTTATATTCTCCCCAGTAAATGTAGTTAGTATTAACGACTATGTTTTGCGGCACGCCAGATAACCCTGTTATAAAGCTACCGTTTGCACCGGTGCCGTCGAGGTTAGCGCGACCAATGGCGGTGCCCGTGGACCAGTAAATGTAGGTATTATCTACGGCCAAACCTACGGCTCCCGAGATGCCGGTTATAAACGATGTGTTTACCCCGGTGCCATCAATATTGGCTCGACCGATAGAATTAGTAGGAGCATTAATCCAGTAGATAAAGTTATTGTCCACCGCTACTCCAAAAGGTCCTGTTGGCGAGCTTACGCTCATGAAACTGGGGCTTAGGCCGTTTGTATTAGGCTTAGCGATCTGCAGATTGATATTGCCGCCATTGCCCGCCCCCGTACCTTGACCGCCTGCTAATATCAAGTTACTTCCGGCTACGTCGGCTCCGGCGCTGGCCGCCACCTGCAACATTCCGCTACCACCCGGGTTAG
This window of the Candidatus Saccharimonadales bacterium genome carries:
- a CDS encoding LCP family protein, with product MDRHKKFNGPNRRSASIDGFVSNGRIIGGATSNSYSPMKPVRVAQTSSIGAGARRVDGFYPSRTTPQGLNKMPEAEEAALLDEPIILDDSGTKKKKRYYFVSAHPTARKLIKRSALTLIALILIGAAYLGAKAFMTERHLFHGGGGAPALSDNVDISQLKGEGDGRINILLLGVGGPGHDGPDLTDTIMVASIDPVNNKVALLSIPRDLWVKIPGNGYQKINAAYPDGKSESRAKTLAGKEQDGLNLLDRTISPVIGIPIHYHVVVDFSAFKDVVDALGGVNINVTSEVYDPTIEWENNWNPVIAKPGPQVMHGQQALLFARSRETSSDFSRAERQRQLLVAIKDKALSAGTFSNPIKISNLLSGFGNNVYTDFSLNDMTRLYKITQRIPSKEISSIDLVTAPHNYLTTGNMNGLSIVEPKAGLFQYGDITNYIRNTLRDGFLAKENAKVTVYNATDKVGLANSKASLLKSYGYTVTTVGNTATVTNQATTTVVDLTKGKDKYTRHYLEERFGVTAKTSIPSGSGINPPQGTDFVIILGEDAATSSQN
- the lepB gene encoding signal peptidase I, with the translated sequence MQHSEEIKHEPNPEEHAKEHVASEKSVPKPPADDSSWKSVVSTLILFAAAILIAFFVKAFIVQPYIVDGQSMENTLQNNDRLIVNKIPRTLARIDGHSYIPKRGNIIIFNQSGLPGYNGSKQLIKRVIGLPGERVVVKDNNITIYNSTHPNGFNPDATLKYHVVPNSTLGSVDIKLGPNQVFVCGDNRENSEDSRYFGPVDVKNIVGKLVLRIMPISKFESF
- a CDS encoding ParB/RepB/Spo0J family partition protein, encoding MARQTGLGKGFDSLIPKDLDKTILQDDNERVQKLLIQDILPNPDQPRRQFDNEALSELADSIRRHGVLQPIIVVHAKAGNGYRIVAGERRWRAAKAAKLTHVPAIVRSLEELEEIELSLIENIQRVDLSPLEQAMSVYKLQQQFNLALDQIAEKLGKAPSTVSNLARLLQLPEAAMEALRQGRISEGHARAILALRSDKAKQDELLRCILDNSWTVRQAEQFAVAAKKGADSEKARKTTDSENEITRSLSKKLNTDVQVKHTARGGQLIIKFKSDEDLEHIVKRFE
- a CDS encoding ParA family protein, whose protein sequence is MAKSIIAVLNQKGGVGKTTSTINLAAYLAKNHSVLVVDLDPQGNTTSGLGIEKQALKSTLYDVLFSRVEAKQAIIKIGKSNLYLLPTNAQLANSEVELVSIADREQQLRRALVNLDYDYILIDCPPALGLLTVNALTAATDVLIPVQAEYYALEGLGQLLEVIQQVHVALNTNLNLLGVVVTLYDSRTGLSSQVKSELEKHFGEKVFKTVIPRNVRLAEAPSYGKTILEHDKWSKGARAYKALAKEVEART